The following are encoded together in the Osmia lignaria lignaria isolate PbOS001 chromosome 6, iyOsmLign1, whole genome shotgun sequence genome:
- the LOC117601452 gene encoding UPF0389 protein CG9231 isoform X1 gives MFHIRLVKQFRSIRIRQFHSTLIKYEDKVVPENKSTKPPQAQENILGSPFHTVTNFDKRILVWVKRYPSMDQVPDRVSIDCIQKAHAIARVRGCLLMTVLAIIGFMVSIYIGKKETSGGKNIMTERLKWYKQMEEKGRKEAMEKQQ, from the exons atGTTTCATATAAGATTGGTGAAGCAATTTAGATCTATAAGAATTAGACAATTCCATTCTACTCTTATTAAGTATGAAGACAAAGTTGTTCCTGAAAATAAATCCACAAAACCACCACAAGCGCAAGAAAACATATTag gGTCACCATTTCATACTGTGACTAATTTTGATAAAAGAATATTAGTATGGGTTAAACGCTATCCTAGTATGGATCAAGTTCCAGACAGAGTATC taTAGATTGTATACAAAAAGCACATGCTATAGCAAGAGTTCGTGGATGTCTTTTAATGACAGTACTTGCAATAATTGGATTTATGGTATCTATTTATATCgggaaaaaagaaacatcaGGTGGAAAGAATATAATGACAGAAAGATTAAAGTGGTATAAACAAATGGAAGAAAAAGGTCGAAAAGAAGCAATGGAAAAACAGCAATAA
- the BckdhB gene encoding branched chain keto acid dehydrogenase E1 subunit beta, translating to MVLSKFSTRLLNTRASLFWNYSADKLLPRENVRRIHFNYYTDKSNNAPGETEKMNMYQAINNGLRSALTKDPDAVIFGEDVAFGGVFRCTMNLQKEFGRDRVFNTPLCEQGIAGFGIGLATAGVTAIAEIQFADYIFPAFDQLVNEAAKFRYRSGGEFDCGKLTIRAPSGAVGHGGLYHSQSPEAYFAHTPGLKIVIPRGARHAKGLLLSCIEEPDPCIIFEPKILYRTAIDEVPTTDYKIEIGKAEIVKEGDAVTLVGWGTQVHVLLEVADLVQEKLDASCEVIDLVSILPWDAELVCKSVKKTGRLVVAHEAPLTNGFGAEIASTIQEECFLNLEAPVQRVTGWDSPFPHVFEPFYLPDKWRCFAAVRNVLNY from the exons ATGGTACTCAGTAAATTCTCTACTCGATTACTGAACACTCGTGCGTCCCTGTTTTGGAATTATTCCGCGGATAAATTGTTGCCACGTGAAAATGTCAGACGGATACATTTCAATTACTATACCGACAAAAGTAACAACGCACCCG GTGAGACAGAAAAGATGAATATGTATCAAGCGATAAATAATGGACTTCGTTCAGCGCTGACCAAAGATCCCGACGCag tgaTATTTGGCGAGGATGTCGCATTCGGAGGTGTTTTCCGATGTACGATGAATCTCCAAAAAGAATTTGGACGCGATCGAGTTTTCAATACGCCGCTTTGCGAACAAGGAATCGCTGGTTTTGGAATTGGTTTAGCGACTGCCGGTGTAACAGCGATCGCAGAAATTCAATTCGCTGATTACATATTTCCTGCTTTCGATCAG CTGGTAAACGAGGCAGCCAAGTTCAGATACCGAAGTGGCGGAGAGTTCGACTGTGGTAAATTAACGATACGAGCGCCTTCTGGAGCTGTCGGCCATGGCGGTCTCTACCATTCACAAAGTCCTGAAGCTTATTTTGCACATACGCCAGGTTTAAAG ATCGTTATTCCCCGAGGGGCGAGACACGCGAAAGGTCTTTTGTTGAGCTGCATAGAAGAACCGGATCCTTGTATCATATTCGAGCCAAAAATACTGTATCGCACGGCGATCGACGAGGTGCCGACAACCGATTACAAGATTGAAATCGGCAAGGCTGAAATTGTTAAAGAAG GTGATGCCGTGACACTGGTGGGTTGGGGTACACAGGTGCACGTATTGCTGGAGGTGGCCGATCTCGTCCAGGAGAAGCTCGACGCGTCCTGCGAGGTAATAGACCTTGTTTCTATCCTGCCTTGGGACGCGGAACTCGTTTGCAAG TCGGTGAAGAAAACTGGAAGACTCGTCGTCGCCCATGAGGCACCCTTGACGAATGGATTTGGAGCAGAGATAGCCTCGACGATTCAG GAGGAATGTTTTCTGAATTTGGAAGCTCCGGTACAAAGGGTCACCGGTTGGGACAGTCCCTTCCCTCATGTATTCGAACCGTTTTATCTACCCGATAAGTGGAGATGCTTCGCGGCTGTCAGAAACGTGCTGAACTACTGA
- the Ccdc58 gene encoding coiled-coil domain-containing 58 isoform X2 — protein MRQIDDKIIYMLNATIPTESFKSQVDPTAQCKDLFEQIQSGHKQRELAITKCVNASKEKVKQLKAQKDSGNDNPQLLKSLRKEQSTLRLLQSELNVEEIVKKRTINVYHEKCRSFYKPINVTA, from the coding sequence ATGCGACAAATTGAtgacaaaattatttatatgcTAAATGCTACAATTCCAACAGAATCTTTTAAAAGCCAAGTTGATCCTACGGCACAATGTAAAGATTTATTTGAACAAATTCAGTCAGGTCATAAACAAAGAGAATTGGCCATTACAAAATGTGTAAATGCatcaaaagaaaaagttaagcAATTGAAGGCTCAAAAAGATAGTGGGAATGATAATCCACAGCTTCTTAAATCATTAAGGAAAGAACAAAGTACTCTGCGTTTATTACAGTCAGAATTAAATGTAgaagaaattgttaaaaaacgAACAATTAATGTATATCACGAAAAATGTCGTAGTTTTTATAAACCAATAAATGTAACAGCATAg
- the Ccdc58 gene encoding coiled-coil domain-containing 58 isoform X1, which produces MAALSVGCGDFLEFQDALQKMRQIDDKIIYMLNATIPTESFKSQVDPTAQCKDLFEQIQSGHKQRELAITKCVNASKEKVKQLKAQKDSGNDNPQLLKSLRKEQSTLRLLQSELNVEEIVKKRTINVYHEKCRSFYKPINVTA; this is translated from the exons ATGGCAGCCCTAAGTGTTGGATGTGGAGATTTTTTAGAGTTTCAG GATGCATTACAAAAAATGCGACAAATTGAtgacaaaattatttatatgcTAAATGCTACAATTCCAACAGAATCTTTTAAAAGCCAAGTTGATCCTACGGCACAATGTAAAGATTTATTTGAACAAATTCAGTCAGGTCATAAACAAAGAGAATTGGCCATTACAAAATGTGTAAATGCatcaaaagaaaaagttaagcAATTGAAGGCTCAAAAAGATAGTGGGAATGATAATCCACAGCTTCTTAAATCATTAAGGAAAGAACAAAGTACTCTGCGTTTATTACAGTCAGAATTAAATGTAgaagaaattgttaaaaaacgAACAATTAATGTATATCACGAAAAATGTCGTAGTTTTTATAAACCAATAAATGTAACAGCATAg
- the LOC117601452 gene encoding uncharacterized protein LOC117601452 isoform X2 — translation MFHIRLVKQFRSIRIRQFHSTLIKYEDKVVPENKSTKPPQAQENILGSPFHTVTNFDKRILVWVKRYPSMDQVPDRVSLYTKSTCYSKSSWMSFNDSTCNNWIYGIYLYREKRNIRWKEYNDRKIKVV, via the exons atGTTTCATATAAGATTGGTGAAGCAATTTAGATCTATAAGAATTAGACAATTCCATTCTACTCTTATTAAGTATGAAGACAAAGTTGTTCCTGAAAATAAATCCACAAAACCACCACAAGCGCAAGAAAACATATTag gGTCACCATTTCATACTGTGACTAATTTTGATAAAAGAATATTAGTATGGGTTAAACGCTATCCTAGTATGGATCAAGTTCCAGACAGAGTATC ATTGTATACAAAAAGCACATGCTATAGCAAGAGTTCGTGGATGTCTTTTAATGACAGTACTTGCAATAATTGGATTTATGGTATCTATTTATATCgggaaaaaagaaacatcaGGTGGAAAGAATATAATGACAGAAAGATTAAAGTGGTATAA